In Rouxiella sp. WC2420, the following proteins share a genomic window:
- the rcsD gene encoding phosphotransferase RcsD, with protein MPSKYLSLNSANITRSFWVFILLLAIGLGLYGYNYTNAYLSDRLHTVQYTAERLQKRVDHYRYLTYQIYDNYTGQPLAQIPPNVQEVKLRQDMFFINKPHKKTDAVIYGTHDAATLDLTLKISNFLDDQWGAKNQPYTLYYLNGQDNSLMMVTTQPLQQQDSRLKENYFYAGLQARRAEMLQQANTLDERESYSNLRKQRNANDYFFSLRTTFNNPGNLATVIAFDLPMSDLVPGNLARDNFQLTSNNDTVNEGDAPQDPNAGSTVTLHDWSIYLTAPLSNSPLNLTYRIPLIALIVDLLHNNFWLILVNLILLGMAMVGIYLIRHKFIRPSENLAHQLHTQQALNQEIISNLSVGLLIYNFSSHSVVVSNKIAEQLLPHLSLDKIANMAEEHHGVIQATVNNEVYEIRMVRSQIAPDTYLFLMHDQDKEAMVNKTLQQARREHERNLQARKLMLHNLGIELHQPLIELHGIVEKLHASGSADDRYKLEQTLLNGSKDTLTLVDNITLLTRLETQDWQPATQRYSLATLTDELLMDALPKINQKGLVLLNHFEMNPQNHYLGDASAVKKILSLLLDYAIVATSVGKITLTSEQDPEHPDQLIFHITDTGSGISKEELSNLNYPFLSQTLVDRFNHGSGLTFYLCNQLCKKLGGQLEIRSKIDIGTRYTVRIKQTQEAVDTEAEASDEGLLEDVTVLLDITADEVRGIVTRVMSAYGAICIVADERQPTREYDVLLTDNAQNSDSFTLLLTSDELGFQKLEKRYIRVNYNIGSALIDATLLLIEQQLLEEAEQNVTYSDPNSVENSAYGKTGSGTGEDEIDAYVKQLLASDYYPLFVDTVPEDLEKLYNENQRRDFTSLSQTAHRLKGVFAMLNLTPGKQLCEKLEQHLAEGEVLMISDNINQIDSFVSRLLQQGS; from the coding sequence ATGCCAAGTAAATATTTATCGCTGAATTCGGCCAATATTACGCGATCATTTTGGGTCTTCATTTTGCTGTTGGCAATCGGCCTGGGCCTGTATGGCTATAACTATACCAATGCCTATTTGAGCGACAGACTGCACACTGTGCAATACACTGCCGAACGCCTGCAAAAGCGCGTCGATCATTATCGTTACCTGACCTACCAGATTTACGATAATTATACAGGTCAGCCACTGGCACAAATTCCGCCGAACGTGCAGGAAGTGAAGCTGCGTCAGGACATGTTTTTCATTAATAAGCCGCACAAGAAAACCGATGCGGTAATTTATGGCACTCATGATGCGGCCACGCTTGATCTAACACTCAAGATTTCCAATTTTCTCGATGACCAGTGGGGCGCTAAAAACCAGCCCTACACCTTGTATTATCTCAATGGGCAAGACAACAGCCTGATGATGGTGACCACTCAGCCGTTGCAGCAGCAAGACTCCAGGCTAAAAGAAAACTATTTTTATGCGGGATTGCAGGCCCGTCGCGCAGAAATGCTGCAGCAGGCCAATACGCTGGACGAGCGTGAAAGTTACTCCAACCTGCGCAAGCAGCGAAATGCCAACGATTATTTCTTCTCGCTGCGTACCACCTTCAATAACCCCGGCAATCTGGCGACGGTAATCGCTTTTGATCTGCCTATGAGCGATTTAGTCCCTGGTAATCTCGCAAGGGACAATTTCCAGCTGACCAGCAACAATGACACAGTCAACGAAGGCGATGCGCCGCAAGACCCCAACGCGGGCAGCACTGTGACCCTGCACGACTGGTCGATTTACCTGACAGCACCGCTAAGCAATTCTCCGCTGAATCTGACCTATCGGATCCCGTTGATTGCTCTGATCGTCGATCTATTGCACAACAATTTCTGGTTAATTCTGGTAAACCTCATTCTGCTCGGCATGGCGATGGTCGGTATTTATCTGATCCGTCATAAATTTATTCGCCCTAGCGAAAACCTGGCACATCAGCTGCACACCCAGCAGGCATTGAATCAGGAGATTATTTCCAACCTGTCCGTTGGACTGTTGATTTACAACTTCAGCAGCCACAGCGTGGTGGTCAGCAACAAGATTGCCGAACAGCTATTGCCACATCTCAGCCTCGACAAGATTGCCAACATGGCCGAGGAGCACCACGGGGTAATTCAGGCGACGGTAAATAATGAAGTTTATGAAATCAGAATGGTGCGCAGCCAGATAGCGCCAGATACCTACCTGTTCCTGATGCACGATCAGGATAAAGAGGCGATGGTCAACAAAACGCTGCAACAGGCACGCCGCGAGCACGAAAGAAACCTTCAGGCACGCAAGCTAATGCTACATAATCTGGGCATCGAGCTGCATCAGCCGTTGATTGAATTACATGGCATAGTGGAAAAACTTCATGCTTCGGGTAGCGCCGACGACCGATATAAACTTGAACAAACGCTGCTTAATGGTTCGAAAGATACCCTGACGCTGGTGGATAACATCACTCTGCTCACTCGTCTGGAAACCCAGGACTGGCAGCCGGCGACGCAGCGTTATTCGCTTGCCACGCTGACTGACGAATTGCTGATGGATGCCTTACCAAAAATCAACCAGAAAGGCCTGGTGCTGCTGAATCATTTCGAGATGAACCCGCAGAATCATTACCTTGGCGATGCATCGGCAGTGAAAAAGATCCTTTCTCTTCTGCTTGATTACGCAATTGTTGCCACTTCTGTTGGCAAAATCACGCTGACCAGTGAACAGGACCCAGAGCATCCAGATCAGTTGATTTTCCACATTACCGACACCGGCAGTGGCATATCGAAAGAAGAGCTGAGCAATCTCAACTATCCGTTCCTGAGCCAGACGCTGGTAGACCGTTTTAACCACGGCTCGGGATTGACCTTCTATCTTTGTAATCAACTGTGCAAAAAATTGGGTGGCCAACTGGAGATCCGCAGTAAGATTGATATTGGCACCCGCTACACGGTACGTATCAAGCAAACGCAGGAAGCAGTCGATACCGAGGCCGAAGCATCCGATGAAGGTCTGCTGGAAGATGTTACCGTGCTGCTGGACATCACCGCTGATGAAGTTCGCGGAATTGTTACACGGGTGATGAGTGCCTATGGTGCGATTTGTATCGTGGCCGACGAACGACAACCGACGCGTGAATATGATGTATTATTGACCGATAATGCACAAAATAGCGATAGCTTTACGCTGCTGCTCACCAGCGATGAGTTGGGCTTCCAGAAACTGGAAAAACGTTATATTCGCGTCAATTACAATATAGGCAGCGCCCTGATTGATGCAACTTTACTGTTGATTGAACAACAATTGCTGGAAGAGGCGGAGCAGAATGTTACTTACTCCGACCCGAACAGCGTTGAAAATTCAGCTTACGGTAAAACAGGTTCCGGTACCGGCGAAGACGAGATCGACGCCTATGTTAAACAGCTGCTCGCCAGCGACTATTACCCGCTTTTCGTCGATACAGTACCGGAAGATTTAGAGAAACTGTATAATGAAAATCAACGTCGTGATTTTACATCGCTTTCCCAGACTGCCCATCGGCTCAAGGGAGTGTTCGCCATGCTTAACCTGACACCAGGTAAGCAGTTGTGTGAAAAATTAGAACAGCATCTCGCCGAAGGTGAAGTGTTGATGATCTCAGACAATATTAATCAGATTGATTCTTTTGTCTCCAGACTGCTGCAGCAAGGTAGCTAA
- a CDS encoding helix-turn-helix domain-containing protein: MAQDIHLSVVNALSKWIEGHLGRVIHLEELAEYSGYSLWHMQKLFKESTGISLGKYIRERRLASAVYQLSSSDSSIFDIAMDFGFGSQSHFTYMFRKRFNITPHEFRQNPEIKLDVAPPLHMIQQKSA, from the coding sequence ATGGCACAAGATATTCACCTCTCTGTCGTTAACGCACTCAGCAAATGGATTGAAGGCCATTTGGGCAGAGTGATCCATCTTGAGGAGCTGGCAGAATATTCTGGCTACTCACTTTGGCATATGCAAAAACTCTTTAAAGAGTCGACAGGCATTTCCCTCGGCAAGTACATTCGCGAACGTCGCCTAGCTAGCGCGGTCTATCAATTGAGCAGCAGCGATTCATCTATTTTTGATATCGCCATGGATTTTGGCTTTGGCTCGCAGTCGCACTTTACCTATATGTTCCGCAAGCGTTTTAACATCACGCCTCACGAGTTTCGCCAAAATCCCGAGATAAAACTCGATGTCGCACCACCGCTGCACATGATCCAGCAAAAATCTGCCTGA
- a CDS encoding DUF1348 family protein: protein MTDNNSSKVKKPLPPFTRESAAEKVRLAEDAWNSRDPQRVSQVYSVDTRWRNRSEFVSGQSDVVEFLQRKWAKELDYRLIKELWAFDGERIAVRFAYEWHDDSGNWFRSFGNENWAFNDQGLMYERHACINDLPIKESDRKFNWPLGRRPDDHPGLGELGF, encoded by the coding sequence ATGACCGATAACAACAGTTCAAAGGTGAAAAAACCACTACCGCCCTTTACGCGAGAAAGCGCCGCCGAAAAAGTTCGCCTTGCCGAGGATGCCTGGAATAGCCGTGACCCACAGCGTGTCAGTCAGGTTTACTCTGTTGATACCCGTTGGCGCAACCGCAGTGAGTTTGTCAGCGGTCAATCAGATGTAGTGGAGTTCTTGCAGCGAAAATGGGCGAAAGAGCTGGATTATCGACTGATTAAAGAGCTTTGGGCTTTTGATGGCGAGCGTATTGCTGTGCGCTTTGCTTACGAATGGCACGACGACTCGGGTAATTGGTTTCGCAGCTTTGGTAACGAAAACTGGGCATTCAATGACCAGGGATTAATGTACGAGCGCCACGCCTGTATTAACGATTTACCGATTAAAGAATCAGATCGTAAATTTAACTGGCCGCTGGGGCGTAGACCCGACGATCATCCGGGTCTTGGTGAGTTAGGTTTTTAA
- a CDS encoding penicillin-binding transpeptidase domain-containing protein — protein MPNPKKNSAQPHFYSKRFALICLGIVVCMLLLLGRVGYLQLLNRPMLERQADQRSLRTQIIPADRGTIADRNGHPLALSVASKDVIADPFRIEQLHSDLNSPKWQYLASALDMPLSQLQQTITSDPKRRFVFLGRKIEQGIAKDIGELHLGGVILQHDDSRYYPMSEASSNLVGVVGTDNEGLTGIEKGFNSLLEGKPGMREYRQDGQGNIIGILKDVPPQQPPTVNLSIDSYIQYTVYAALRKGVMLNQADSGAAVMVDVNTGEILGMASYPSFNPNNYAGTDVKDMRNVAISDSFEPGSTVKPLVVMAGLAHKIIRPDTVLDTRPYTVNGHLIRDVGHESALTITGVLQKSSDIGVSHIALAMPAQVLVDQYRSFGLGKPTDLGIGGESGGYFPLHRERWADIERATFAFGYGLRVTPLQIAREYATIGSFGIYRPLSITKVTPPVLGTRVMDKSVVETVVHMMESDALPGGSGLSAAVPGYRLAIKTGTAEKMGPSGKYDGGYINYTAGVAPASNPRVALVVMVNNPQAGRHFGGSVAGPIFGDIMGQVLNHMNIAPDALVPETPPTTVVSSSKAVKLKEKGAQ, from the coding sequence ATGCCAAATCCCAAGAAAAACAGCGCCCAACCTCATTTTTATTCCAAACGTTTCGCGTTGATTTGCTTGGGGATAGTCGTATGTATGCTATTACTGCTCGGACGAGTTGGCTATCTGCAGCTCCTCAACCGGCCAATGCTCGAGCGTCAGGCCGATCAACGATCGCTGCGCACCCAAATCATTCCTGCCGATCGCGGCACCATTGCCGACCGTAATGGTCATCCATTAGCATTAAGCGTGGCTTCAAAAGACGTTATCGCCGACCCTTTCCGTATCGAACAACTGCACAGTGATTTAAACAGCCCTAAATGGCAGTATCTTGCTTCGGCTCTCGACATGCCGCTTTCACAGCTGCAGCAGACGATTACCAGCGATCCTAAACGTCGTTTTGTGTTCCTGGGCAGAAAAATCGAACAGGGTATCGCCAAAGATATCGGTGAACTGCATCTTGGCGGCGTTATCCTCCAGCATGATGACAGCCGTTATTATCCGATGAGTGAAGCATCCTCTAACCTTGTTGGCGTAGTCGGTACTGATAATGAAGGGCTGACTGGCATTGAGAAAGGTTTCAACTCTCTGTTGGAAGGTAAACCTGGCATGCGCGAGTATCGCCAGGATGGTCAGGGCAATATCATTGGTATTTTGAAGGACGTGCCGCCGCAGCAGCCGCCGACGGTTAACCTGAGCATTGACAGCTATATCCAATACACCGTTTATGCCGCGCTGCGCAAAGGCGTAATGTTGAACCAGGCAGACTCCGGCGCTGCTGTCATGGTTGACGTCAATACCGGTGAAATTTTAGGAATGGCCTCCTACCCCTCTTTCAATCCAAATAATTACGCTGGCACAGACGTTAAAGACATGCGTAACGTGGCGATTAGCGACAGCTTTGAACCCGGCTCCACTGTAAAACCACTGGTGGTCATGGCAGGTCTGGCTCATAAGATTATTAGGCCCGATACCGTTCTGGATACTCGCCCCTATACCGTTAACGGACACCTCATCCGCGACGTTGGACACGAGTCCGCACTCACCATTACAGGGGTGCTGCAAAAATCCAGTGACATCGGCGTATCACATATTGCGCTGGCGATGCCTGCACAAGTACTGGTCGATCAATATCGTTCATTTGGATTGGGTAAACCGACCGATCTAGGCATTGGCGGCGAAAGCGGCGGTTATTTCCCGCTGCACCGTGAGCGCTGGGCCGATATAGAACGTGCAACTTTTGCGTTTGGCTACGGCCTGCGCGTCACGCCGCTGCAAATTGCCCGCGAGTACGCCACCATCGGCTCTTTTGGTATTTATCGCCCGCTTTCTATCACTAAAGTGACACCACCGGTACTCGGAACGCGAGTCATGGACAAAAGTGTGGTTGAAACTGTGGTACACATGATGGAAAGCGATGCCTTGCCGGGCGGATCGGGTTTGAGCGCCGCTGTGCCAGGCTATCGACTGGCGATTAAAACGGGTACGGCAGAGAAGATGGGGCCGAGCGGAAAATACGACGGCGGTTATATTAACTACACGGCGGGCGTGGCTCCGGCGAGTAATCCTCGCGTCGCTTTGGTGGTAATGGTCAACAATCCTCAGGCAGGCCGACACTTCGGTGGTTCCGTAGCTGGCCCGATTTTTGGCGACATTATGGGGCAAGTGCTGAATCATATGAACATTGCGCCCGATGCTTTGGTACCTGAAACACCGCCAACGACGGTCGTGTCTTCCAGTAAAGCTGTTAAGTTGAAAGAAAAAGGTGCTCAATAG
- a CDS encoding DinI family protein, which translates to MRVELSYDKRNVAAIPDAGEKITVELTKRVHRMFPDAEIKVKPMQANGLSTHGASKQEKSQLNQMLEEMFDEADEWLSHE; encoded by the coding sequence ATGCGGGTTGAACTGAGTTACGACAAAAGAAATGTGGCGGCAATCCCTGATGCCGGTGAAAAGATTACTGTTGAGTTAACCAAACGGGTACACAGAATGTTCCCGGATGCTGAAATAAAGGTAAAACCCATGCAGGCCAACGGTCTCAGCACTCATGGCGCAAGTAAGCAGGAAAAGTCACAGCTGAATCAAATGCTTGAAGAGATGTTTGATGAAGCTGACGAATGGCTCTCCCACGAGTAA
- a CDS encoding TetR/AcrR family transcriptional regulator, translating into MEMRPSPATTTVAARERILHTAHDLFYRDGIRATGIDLIIKQAGVTKVTFYRHYPSKSALVLAFLDYRHQRWICWFSETLLEKTSTALPFPAALAATLLEWFTRGDYRGCAFINSSLEYGDALPEVLKISVAHKKDMADVIAGYFKESSDKNQIAESVALLIDGAIVKAQMENDAVKATQLLQQMLCLLLEQWSATA; encoded by the coding sequence ATGGAAATGCGGCCCTCTCCTGCAACCACCACAGTCGCCGCGCGCGAGCGGATCCTGCACACTGCCCATGACCTGTTTTATCGCGACGGTATTCGCGCTACCGGTATTGATTTAATTATCAAACAGGCGGGTGTCACCAAGGTCACGTTTTACCGGCACTATCCGAGTAAATCAGCCCTGGTTCTGGCCTTTCTAGACTATCGCCACCAGCGCTGGATATGCTGGTTTAGTGAAACATTGCTTGAGAAGACATCGACAGCACTCCCTTTCCCTGCTGCATTAGCGGCAACTTTGCTGGAGTGGTTCACGCGTGGGGACTATCGCGGCTGTGCCTTTATCAATAGCAGTCTGGAATATGGCGATGCCCTTCCTGAAGTATTGAAGATTTCAGTAGCGCATAAAAAAGACATGGCCGACGTGATAGCCGGATATTTTAAGGAGTCCTCAGATAAAAATCAGATAGCCGAGAGTGTTGCGCTATTGATTGATGGAGCAATCGTGAAGGCACAAATGGAGAACGACGCTGTTAAGGCGACGCAACTTTTACAGCAAATGCTATGTTTGCTGCTCGAGCAGTGGTCTGCAACAGCCTGA
- a CDS encoding YqaE/Pmp3 family membrane protein — translation MGFWRILFTILIPPLGVLIGKGFGWAFIINIILTICGYFPGLIHGFWVQTKK, via the coding sequence ATGGGATTTTGGAGAATTCTGTTTACCATTCTTATTCCACCGCTGGGTGTGTTAATTGGCAAAGGATTTGGATGGGCATTTATCATTAATATCATTCTGACTATCTGCGGCTATTTCCCAGGCCTGATACACGGTTTCTGGGTTCAAACCAAGAAATAA
- a CDS encoding DUF4034 domain-containing protein: protein MQQPDKQDNIAKAQMLLATRRFLKLDEWLLSQMRGWQNQTEAGNAYGLIMHPDTLFSKDENAHQRLEILNDWVQQCPTSYHVHCLMGMFWHEQAWVIRRGKGPEHEVEDSQWLGAQLCCDYAVLSFLNAIACHPRPTHAFRHMMNLAGGFGEPYWLRALFVGQSPKPLHEQFNIKDSPVWHQGAAYLYELGVAPATHWPQQLPSALQQTRRDQEDALDYWLRMAMSVRHSDVGSMESYLLFHSSYWGGGEEQQNQIIEGPMCAEFSDDERNQFRANALLDALAGEIADRESPRAEKLQQQLTGLLAQPLEPATRIALLNLAGTCIAYWQDDDSAGLQVYAELFAVAPDAMPGKFAALFISRAVLANEQLQGLSVLTSLLVRAINRADDPLLTAFAAAAVNYGLYGLPCDPALSNGLMDCAWALMKQQQSTESVSKDLLVLAHDMAINDDLDATHFLMTEMARRGSAIHSYELFFFYRNAWHQDVPEALHNDSNALDCVLSAARSGLVPAMFSCANALREGLGGEVDYQQATQWYQRASDAGHPSADYWRASCALDLGPDADKRQAVEIDLPAILAQTSHSERFEAAYTLGMAYMQGIGSKKNKYIAWQLMNFVLELNPESDVARHALTQLEGSLRARMSLWQDKRKVDGADFTAPYRLSKAPTLPDEESVTQQAD, encoded by the coding sequence ATGCAACAACCGGACAAGCAAGACAACATCGCCAAGGCACAAATGCTTCTGGCAACCCGCCGTTTCCTGAAATTAGACGAGTGGCTGTTGTCACAAATGCGCGGTTGGCAGAACCAGACTGAAGCAGGCAACGCTTATGGTTTAATCATGCATCCCGACACCCTGTTCTCCAAGGACGAAAACGCCCACCAGCGGCTCGAAATTCTTAATGACTGGGTGCAACAGTGCCCGACCAGCTATCACGTCCATTGCCTGATGGGGATGTTCTGGCACGAGCAGGCGTGGGTTATCCGCCGAGGTAAAGGGCCAGAGCACGAGGTAGAAGATTCACAATGGCTTGGCGCGCAACTGTGCTGTGACTATGCAGTACTTTCTTTCCTTAATGCTATTGCCTGCCACCCGCGCCCTACCCATGCTTTCAGACACATGATGAATCTTGCTGGCGGATTTGGTGAACCTTACTGGCTGCGCGCATTGTTTGTCGGTCAATCACCCAAACCTTTGCACGAGCAGTTTAATATCAAAGACAGCCCGGTTTGGCATCAGGGTGCCGCTTATCTCTATGAATTAGGTGTTGCCCCGGCGACCCATTGGCCGCAACAGTTGCCCTCGGCGCTGCAACAAACTCGCCGTGACCAGGAAGATGCGCTGGATTATTGGCTGCGTATGGCGATGTCGGTGCGTCACAGCGATGTCGGCAGTATGGAGTCCTATCTGCTGTTCCATTCAAGCTATTGGGGCGGCGGCGAAGAGCAGCAAAATCAGATTATCGAAGGCCCGATGTGCGCAGAATTTAGCGATGACGAGCGTAATCAGTTCCGCGCCAATGCCCTGCTCGACGCGCTGGCCGGTGAAATAGCCGATCGCGAGTCCCCTCGGGCCGAAAAATTACAGCAGCAATTAACTGGACTGTTGGCTCAGCCCCTCGAGCCGGCTACACGTATCGCATTGTTAAATCTCGCCGGGACCTGTATCGCCTATTGGCAAGATGACGACAGCGCCGGGTTACAGGTTTATGCCGAGCTGTTTGCCGTTGCTCCCGACGCTATGCCGGGTAAATTTGCCGCGCTGTTTATCTCGCGCGCCGTGCTGGCGAATGAGCAGCTGCAGGGCCTATCGGTGCTGACATCACTGCTTGTCCGCGCCATCAATCGCGCCGATGATCCACTGCTGACCGCTTTTGCCGCCGCTGCTGTTAATTACGGACTTTACGGTCTGCCTTGCGATCCTGCCTTGAGCAACGGGTTAATGGATTGCGCCTGGGCTCTCATGAAGCAGCAACAGTCTACCGAGTCAGTGAGTAAAGACTTACTGGTGCTGGCCCACGACATGGCTATTAATGATGACCTCGACGCGACACATTTTCTGATGACCGAAATGGCGCGTCGTGGCAGCGCAATTCACAGCTATGAACTGTTCTTCTTTTATCGTAATGCCTGGCACCAGGATGTCCCGGAAGCTTTACATAATGACAGCAATGCCCTCGACTGTGTGTTAAGCGCAGCGCGTTCAGGTCTGGTACCGGCAATGTTCAGCTGCGCCAATGCCCTGCGCGAAGGCCTCGGCGGCGAAGTGGATTATCAGCAGGCGACGCAGTGGTATCAGCGCGCCAGCGATGCGGGTCACCCTTCGGCGGACTACTGGCGTGCAAGCTGTGCGCTGGATCTCGGGCCGGATGCAGACAAACGTCAGGCGGTGGAAATCGATTTGCCTGCAATTTTGGCTCAGACCAGCCATTCTGAGCGTTTCGAAGCGGCATATACTCTCGGCATGGCTTACATGCAGGGCATCGGCAGCAAGAAGAATAAATATATTGCCTGGCAGTTGATGAATTTCGTGCTTGAGCTAAATCCTGAATCAGACGTTGCCCGCCATGCCCTGACACAGCTGGAGGGTTCACTCCGCGCGCGCATGAGCCTGTGGCAAGACAAACGCAAAGTCGATGGCGCAGACTTTACCGCGCCTTATCGACTAAGCAAGGCACCGACTTTGCCCGATGAAGAATCCGTGACACAGCAGGCAGATTAG
- a CDS encoding MFS transporter, with translation MPAESTIALVKPAARPGRAQQMSTRIIFLLSGFAMSAWAPLVPFVKTRLDISDGTLGLLLLCLGAGSTFSMPLTGMLTGKLGCKAVIILALVLICIDLPLLTLMDTTAGMALALLLFGVAMGMVDVAMNVHAVVVEKASGRAMMSGFHGFFSIGCILGALAVSGLLSLSFTPFIASLVVIAVTLITLFAVSRHLWQDTRSKQGDPMLVLPRGWVIFLGLLCFVMFMTEGAMLDWSALFLTSERAVSPHHAGMGYTLFAVAMTIGRLSGDKVVNYFGRFKVLFFGSLLACAGLLLSVAVDSLYAVAVGFVMVGFGASNLVPIMFSAAGNQKTMPANLAIASVTTLGYAGILAGPALVGFIAQVFSLSIALSFVAALMLLVTASARAVTR, from the coding sequence ATGCCAGCCGAATCGACGATAGCGCTAGTCAAGCCAGCAGCCAGACCGGGCCGAGCCCAACAGATGTCGACCCGTATTATCTTTTTACTTTCCGGATTCGCCATGTCGGCCTGGGCGCCGCTGGTGCCGTTCGTTAAAACGCGCCTTGATATTAGCGACGGTACGTTGGGGCTGCTATTACTGTGCCTCGGCGCGGGTTCAACCTTTTCTATGCCTTTAACCGGCATGCTGACCGGAAAACTTGGCTGCAAAGCGGTGATCATTCTGGCACTCGTGCTTATCTGCATAGACCTTCCGCTGCTGACCTTGATGGACACAACCGCCGGTATGGCACTGGCATTATTGCTGTTCGGCGTGGCGATGGGCATGGTTGACGTGGCGATGAACGTCCACGCCGTGGTTGTCGAAAAAGCCAGCGGCCGTGCAATGATGTCAGGCTTTCACGGATTCTTCAGTATCGGCTGCATTCTGGGGGCATTGGCAGTAAGCGGTCTGTTATCGTTGAGCTTTACGCCGTTTATCGCCAGCCTTGTGGTGATCGCGGTGACGCTAATTACGCTGTTCGCGGTCAGCAGGCATCTCTGGCAAGATACTCGCAGCAAGCAAGGCGATCCCATGCTGGTGCTACCGCGAGGCTGGGTAATCTTCCTCGGACTGCTGTGTTTCGTGATGTTTATGACCGAAGGCGCGATGCTTGACTGGAGCGCACTATTTTTAACCAGCGAACGCGCGGTCAGTCCACATCATGCGGGGATGGGTTATACCCTGTTTGCGGTAGCAATGACCATTGGCCGCCTTTCCGGCGATAAAGTAGTTAACTATTTCGGTCGCTTCAAAGTGCTATTTTTCGGCAGCCTTCTTGCCTGCGCAGGGCTACTGCTTTCCGTGGCCGTAGATAGTCTCTATGCTGTGGCAGTGGGTTTTGTTATGGTCGGTTTTGGCGCTTCGAATCTGGTGCCTATTATGTTCAGCGCCGCCGGAAATCAAAAAACCATGCCAGCCAATCTGGCAATTGCGTCGGTCACCACGCTGGGTTATGCCGGAATTTTAGCCGGCCCGGCTCTGGTTGGCTTTATTGCTCAAGTATTCAGTTTGTCGATTGCATTAAGTTTCGTTGCTGCGCTGATGCTGCTGGTTACCGCCAGTGCCCGCGCCGTAACGCGCTAA
- the ompC gene encoding porin OmpC — translation MKLRVLSLVIPAILFAGASSAAEIYNKDGNILDLNGKVDAEHYFSKNDGVDGDQSYLRFGFDGQTKISDQLTGYGQWEYQAALNSAEEEGTANSYTRVGFAGLKFGNWGSLDYGRNYGVLYDIGSWTDVLPEFGGDTYTPDNFMEQRGNGMLTYRATDFFGLIKGLNIALQYQGKNDNPGGESSGRSAQAANGDGYGMSATYDLGMGISAAAAYTSSKRTTDQNELDYGDGNRAKAGSLGLKYDANNVYLAAMVTRTKDLTRIGDDSDDLDGFANKATNFEAVAQYQFDSGLRPSLAFLQSRGKGINSDVAGGTNYGTQNIEKYIDIGTYYYFNKNMSTFIDYKLNLMKTNDFTDATGINTKDVVAVGLIYQF, via the coding sequence ATGAAACTTCGCGTTCTTTCACTTGTGATCCCTGCGATATTATTCGCAGGTGCGTCAAGTGCGGCAGAAATCTACAACAAAGACGGCAATATATTAGATCTGAACGGTAAAGTAGACGCAGAGCATTATTTCTCAAAAAATGACGGTGTCGATGGCGACCAGTCCTATTTGCGTTTTGGCTTCGATGGTCAGACAAAGATCAGCGATCAACTTACTGGTTATGGCCAGTGGGAGTATCAGGCAGCATTAAACTCTGCCGAAGAGGAAGGTACTGCCAATAGCTATACCCGTGTAGGTTTCGCCGGTCTGAAATTCGGCAATTGGGGTTCACTGGATTACGGCCGTAACTACGGCGTGCTGTATGACATCGGTTCATGGACTGACGTCCTGCCAGAGTTCGGGGGTGACACTTACACCCCTGATAACTTTATGGAACAGCGCGGCAACGGTATGCTGACCTATCGCGCTACCGACTTCTTTGGTCTGATCAAAGGGCTAAACATTGCTCTGCAGTATCAGGGTAAAAATGACAACCCGGGCGGTGAATCCTCAGGTCGTTCTGCTCAGGCAGCAAACGGCGACGGTTACGGTATGTCTGCAACTTATGACCTGGGAATGGGCATCAGTGCAGCAGCTGCTTACACCAGCTCCAAGCGCACCACCGATCAAAACGAGCTGGACTATGGCGATGGCAACCGCGCCAAGGCCGGTAGCCTGGGTCTGAAATATGATGCCAACAATGTTTATCTGGCAGCGATGGTGACTCGTACCAAGGATTTGACCCGCATTGGCGATGATTCAGACGATCTCGACGGCTTTGCCAACAAAGCGACTAACTTTGAGGCGGTTGCACAGTACCAGTTCGACAGCGGCCTGCGCCCATCGTTGGCGTTCCTGCAATCGCGCGGTAAAGGCATTAACAGTGATGTTGCGGGGGGTACCAACTATGGTACTCAGAATATCGAGAAATATATCGATATCGGCACTTACTACTACTTCAACAAAAACATGTCTACCTTCATCGACTATAAACTTAACTTGATGAAAACCAATGATTTCACAGACGCTACGGGCATCAATACCAAAGACGTTGTAGCGGTAGGCCTGATTTACCAGTTCTAA